A DNA window from Scylla paramamosain isolate STU-SP2022 unplaced genomic scaffold, ASM3559412v1 Contig134, whole genome shotgun sequence contains the following coding sequences:
- the LOC135099488 gene encoding uncharacterized protein LOC135099488 isoform X1 has protein sequence MAVRGGNTVFIDASALGELTSQLTSQDLESLVGFNIQPADLEALQEATEGHVVDTPGVLISDGVTVGNIVEVEGGESGVLEESQQLDSHAYHQPMEVDTLTDHDQIIGEMDMLQQGGELIGMAGEMSTGGEAATTSALLASVSSGDSSSSQIVSETPQLIKSSLGQFVVLQQNQQNNISIGSMANRIITSGGQVVSTVSGPSSSNNSKPVVVNTSQLSGGVRQQMVVTSQAHPVQTEHQTRFLQEPSSHTPQSHSLLAQSLMQMGSDQENLATVQRASVLNYTVIALQMENFATTVIVQTVSTI, from the exons ATGGCAGTGAGGGGGGGCAACACCGTGTTCATTGATGCCTCGGCACTTGGGGAGCTGACGAGCCAGCTGACGTCCCAAGACCTAGAGAGTCTGGTGGGCTTCAACATCCAGCCGGCAGACTTGGAGGCTCTGCAGGAGGCAACTGAGGGTCAT GTGGTGGACACTCCTGGAGTGCTCATCTCTGATGGGGTGACAGTGGGCAAcattgtggaggtggagggtggagagagtGGAGTGCTGGAAGAGTCTCAGCAGCTGGACTCCCATGCTTACCACCAGCCAATGGAAGTGGACACCCTCACTGACCATGACCAGATCATTG GTGAAATGGACATGCTGCAGCAGGGTGGTGAGCTGATTGGCATGGCAGGAGAGATGTCCACAGGCGGTGAGGCTGCCACCACCTCGGCTCTGCTGGCTTCTGTGTCTTCGGgtgactcctcttcctcccagatAGTTTCAGAGACGCCACAGCTCATAAAGAGCAGCTTGGGCCAGTTTGTAGTTCTGCAGCAGAACCAG CAGAATAACATCTCTATTGGTTCTATGGCCAACCGAATCATCACATCGGGCGGCCAGGTGGTGAGCACAGTGTCGGGCcctagcagcagcaacaacagcaagccGGTGGTGGTGAACACATCTCAGCTCAGTGGGGGAGTGAGGCAGCAGATGGTGGTCACCTCGCAGGCCCACCCAGTGCAGACGGAGCATCAAACCAGATTCCTCCAGGAACCATCATCCCACACACCACAAAGCCACAGCCTTCTCGCACAATCATTGATGCAAATGGGATCAGACCAAGAAAACCTTGCAACTGTACAAAGAGCCAGTGTCTTAAATT aTACTGTGATTGCTTTGCAAATGGAGAATTTTGCAACAACTGTAATTGTGCAAACTGTTTCAACAATTTAA
- the LOC135099488 gene encoding uncharacterized protein LOC135099488 isoform X2 — protein MAVRGGNTVFIDASALGELTSQLTSQDLESLVGFNIQPADLEALQEATEGHVVDTPGVLISDGVTVGNIVEVEGGESGVLEESQQLDSHAYHQPMEVDTLTDHDQIIGEMDMLQQGGELIGMAGEMSTGGEAATTSALLASVSSGDSSSSQIVSETPQLIKSSLGQFVVLQQNQNNISIGSMANRIITSGGQVVSTVSGPSSSNNSKPVVVNTSQLSGGVRQQMVVTSQAHPVQTEHQTRFLQEPSSHTPQSHSLLAQSLMQMGSDQENLATVQRASVLNYTVIALQMENFATTVIVQTVSTI, from the exons ATGGCAGTGAGGGGGGGCAACACCGTGTTCATTGATGCCTCGGCACTTGGGGAGCTGACGAGCCAGCTGACGTCCCAAGACCTAGAGAGTCTGGTGGGCTTCAACATCCAGCCGGCAGACTTGGAGGCTCTGCAGGAGGCAACTGAGGGTCAT GTGGTGGACACTCCTGGAGTGCTCATCTCTGATGGGGTGACAGTGGGCAAcattgtggaggtggagggtggagagagtGGAGTGCTGGAAGAGTCTCAGCAGCTGGACTCCCATGCTTACCACCAGCCAATGGAAGTGGACACCCTCACTGACCATGACCAGATCATTG GTGAAATGGACATGCTGCAGCAGGGTGGTGAGCTGATTGGCATGGCAGGAGAGATGTCCACAGGCGGTGAGGCTGCCACCACCTCGGCTCTGCTGGCTTCTGTGTCTTCGGgtgactcctcttcctcccagatAGTTTCAGAGACGCCACAGCTCATAAAGAGCAGCTTGGGCCAGTTTGTAGTTCTGCAGCAGAACCAG AATAACATCTCTATTGGTTCTATGGCCAACCGAATCATCACATCGGGCGGCCAGGTGGTGAGCACAGTGTCGGGCcctagcagcagcaacaacagcaagccGGTGGTGGTGAACACATCTCAGCTCAGTGGGGGAGTGAGGCAGCAGATGGTGGTCACCTCGCAGGCCCACCCAGTGCAGACGGAGCATCAAACCAGATTCCTCCAGGAACCATCATCCCACACACCACAAAGCCACAGCCTTCTCGCACAATCATTGATGCAAATGGGATCAGACCAAGAAAACCTTGCAACTGTACAAAGAGCCAGTGTCTTAAATT aTACTGTGATTGCTTTGCAAATGGAGAATTTTGCAACAACTGTAATTGTGCAAACTGTTTCAACAATTTAA